Proteins from one Canis lupus familiaris isolate Mischka breed German Shepherd chromosome 26, alternate assembly UU_Cfam_GSD_1.0, whole genome shotgun sequence genomic window:
- the MAPKAPK5 gene encoding MAP kinase-activated protein kinase 5 isoform X3, producing the protein MSEESDMEKAIKETSILEEYNINWTQKLGAGISGPVRVCVKKSTQERFALKILFDRPKARNEVRLHMMCATHPNIVQIIEVFANSVQFPHESSPRARLLIVMEMMEGGELFHRISQHRHFTEKQASQVTKQIALALQHCHLLNIAHRDLKPENLLFKDNSLDAPVKLCDFGFAKIDQAQVLEAQRRHQKEKSGIIPTSPTPYTYNKSCDLWSLGVIIYVMLCGYPPFYSKHHSRTIPKDMRRKIMTGSFEFPEEEWSQISEMAKDVVRKLLKVKPEERLTIEGVLDHPWLNSTEALDNVLPSAQLMMDKAVVAGIQQAHAEQLANMRIQDLKVSLKPLHSVNNPILRKRKLLGTKPKDCVYIHDRENGAEDSNVALEKLRDVIAQCILPQAGKGENEDEKLNEVMQEAWKYNRECKLLRDTLQSFSWNGRGFTDKVDRLKLAEIVKQVIEEQTMSHESQ; encoded by the exons gaaACCTCTATTTTAGAGGAATACAATATCAATTGGACTCAGAAGCTGGGAGCTGGAATTAGTGGTCCAGTTAG AGTCTGTGTAAAGAAATCTACTCAAGAACGGTTTGCACTGAAAATTCTTTTTGATCGTCCAAAAGCTAGAAATGAG GTACGTCTGCACATGATGTGTGCCACACACCCAAATATAGTCCAAATTATTGAAGTGTTTGCTAACAGTGTACAGTTTCCTCATGAGTCCAGCCCCAG GGCTCGACTCTTAATTGTAATGGAGATGATGGAAGGGGGAGAGCTATTTCACAGAATCAGCCAGCACCGGCACTTTACAGAGAAGCAAGCCAGCCAAGTAACAAAGCAG ATAGCTTTGGCTCTACAGCACTGTCACTTGTTAAACATCGCTCACAGAGACCTCAAGCCTGAAAATCTGCTTTTCAAGGATAACTCTTTG gatGCCCCAGTgaagttgtgtgactttggatttGCCAAAATTGACCAAG CACAA GTAttggaggcacagagaaggcatCAGAAGGAGAAATCTGGCATCATACCTACCTCGCCAACACCCTACACTTATAACAAG aGCTGTGACTTGTGGTCCCTAGGGGTGATTATCTACGTGATGTTGTGCGGATACCCTCCTTTTTACTCCAAACACCACAGCCGGACTATTCCAAAGGATATGCGGAGAAAGATCATGACAGGCAGTTTTGAGTTCCCAGAAGAAGAGTGGAGCCAGATCTCAGAGATGGCCAAAGATGTTGTGAGGAA gctCTTGAAGGTCAAACCAGAGGAAAGACTCACCATCGAAGGAGTATTGGACCACCCGTGGCTCAACTCGACTGAGGCCTTGGATAATGTGTTACCCTCTGCTCAACTAATGATGGATAAG GCGGTGGTTGCGGGAATCCAGCAGGCTCACGCAGAACAGTTGGCCAACATGAGAATCCAGGATCTGAAAGTCAGCCTCAAACCCCTGCACTCTGTGAACAATCCTAttctgagaaaaaggaaattactcGG CACCAAGCCAAAGGACTGTGTTTATATCCATGACCGTGAGAATGGAGCTGAGGATTCAAATGTTGCCTTGGAAAAGCTTCGAGATGTGATTGCTCAGTGTATTCTCCCCCAGGCTGGTAAAG GAGAGAATGAAGATGAAAAGCTGAATGAAGTAATGCAGGAGGCTTGGAAGTATAACCGGGAATGCAAACTCCTAAGAGATACTCTGCAAAGCTTCAGCTGGAACG GTCGTGGATTCACAGATAAAGTCGATAGACTAAAACTGGCAGAAATTGTGAAGCAGGTGATAGAAGAACAAACCATGTCCCATGAATCCCAATAA
- the MAPKAPK5 gene encoding MAP kinase-activated protein kinase 5 isoform X1, with the protein MSEESDMEKAIKETSILEEYNINWTQKLGAGISGPVRVCVKKSTQERFALKILFDRPKARNEVRLHMMCATHPNIVQIIEVFANSVQFPHESSPRARLLIVMEMMEGGELFHRISQHRHFTEKQASQVTKQIALALQHCHLLNIAHRDLKPENLLFKDNSLDAPVKLCDFGFAKIDQGDLMTPQFTPYYVAPQVLEAQRRHQKEKSGIIPTSPTPYTYNKSCDLWSLGVIIYVMLCGYPPFYSKHHSRTIPKDMRRKIMTGSFEFPEEEWSQISEMAKDVVRKLLKVKPEERLTIEGVLDHPWLNSTEALDNVLPSAQLMMDKAVVAGIQQAHAEQLANMRIQDLKVSLKPLHSVNNPILRKRKLLGTKPKDCVYIHDRENGAEDSNVALEKLRDVIAQCILPQAGKGENEDEKLNEVMQEAWKYNRECKLLRDTLQSFSWNGRGFTDKVDRLKLAEIVKQVIEEQTMSHESQ; encoded by the exons gaaACCTCTATTTTAGAGGAATACAATATCAATTGGACTCAGAAGCTGGGAGCTGGAATTAGTGGTCCAGTTAG AGTCTGTGTAAAGAAATCTACTCAAGAACGGTTTGCACTGAAAATTCTTTTTGATCGTCCAAAAGCTAGAAATGAG GTACGTCTGCACATGATGTGTGCCACACACCCAAATATAGTCCAAATTATTGAAGTGTTTGCTAACAGTGTACAGTTTCCTCATGAGTCCAGCCCCAG GGCTCGACTCTTAATTGTAATGGAGATGATGGAAGGGGGAGAGCTATTTCACAGAATCAGCCAGCACCGGCACTTTACAGAGAAGCAAGCCAGCCAAGTAACAAAGCAG ATAGCTTTGGCTCTACAGCACTGTCACTTGTTAAACATCGCTCACAGAGACCTCAAGCCTGAAAATCTGCTTTTCAAGGATAACTCTTTG gatGCCCCAGTgaagttgtgtgactttggatttGCCAAAATTGACCAAGGTGACTTGATGACACCCCAATTCACCCCTTATTATGTTGCACCTCAG GTAttggaggcacagagaaggcatCAGAAGGAGAAATCTGGCATCATACCTACCTCGCCAACACCCTACACTTATAACAAG aGCTGTGACTTGTGGTCCCTAGGGGTGATTATCTACGTGATGTTGTGCGGATACCCTCCTTTTTACTCCAAACACCACAGCCGGACTATTCCAAAGGATATGCGGAGAAAGATCATGACAGGCAGTTTTGAGTTCCCAGAAGAAGAGTGGAGCCAGATCTCAGAGATGGCCAAAGATGTTGTGAGGAA gctCTTGAAGGTCAAACCAGAGGAAAGACTCACCATCGAAGGAGTATTGGACCACCCGTGGCTCAACTCGACTGAGGCCTTGGATAATGTGTTACCCTCTGCTCAACTAATGATGGATAAG GCGGTGGTTGCGGGAATCCAGCAGGCTCACGCAGAACAGTTGGCCAACATGAGAATCCAGGATCTGAAAGTCAGCCTCAAACCCCTGCACTCTGTGAACAATCCTAttctgagaaaaaggaaattactcGG CACCAAGCCAAAGGACTGTGTTTATATCCATGACCGTGAGAATGGAGCTGAGGATTCAAATGTTGCCTTGGAAAAGCTTCGAGATGTGATTGCTCAGTGTATTCTCCCCCAGGCTGGTAAAG GAGAGAATGAAGATGAAAAGCTGAATGAAGTAATGCAGGAGGCTTGGAAGTATAACCGGGAATGCAAACTCCTAAGAGATACTCTGCAAAGCTTCAGCTGGAACG GTCGTGGATTCACAGATAAAGTCGATAGACTAAAACTGGCAGAAATTGTGAAGCAGGTGATAGAAGAACAAACCATGTCCCATGAATCCCAATAA
- the MAPKAPK5 gene encoding MAP kinase-activated protein kinase 5 isoform X2, whose product MSEESDMEKAIKETSILEEYNINWTQKLGAGISGPVRVCVKKSTQERFALKILFDRPKARNEVRLHMMCATHPNIVQIIEVFANSVQFPHESSPRARLLIVMEMMEGGELFHRISQHRHFTEKQASQVTKQIALALQHCHLLNIAHRDLKPENLLFKDNSLDAPVKLCDFGFAKIDQGDLMTPQFTPYYVAPQVLEAQRRHQKEKSGIIPTSPTPYTYNKSCDLWSLGVIIYVMLCGYPPFYSKHHSRTIPKDMRRKIMTGSFEFPEEEWSQISEMAKDVVRKLLKVKPEERLTIEGVLDHPWLNSTEALDNVLPSAQLMMDKAVVAGIQQAHAEQLANMRIQDLKVSLKPLHSVNNPILRKRKLLGTKPKDCVYIHDRENGAEDSNVALEKLRDVIAQCILPQAGENEDEKLNEVMQEAWKYNRECKLLRDTLQSFSWNGRGFTDKVDRLKLAEIVKQVIEEQTMSHESQ is encoded by the exons gaaACCTCTATTTTAGAGGAATACAATATCAATTGGACTCAGAAGCTGGGAGCTGGAATTAGTGGTCCAGTTAG AGTCTGTGTAAAGAAATCTACTCAAGAACGGTTTGCACTGAAAATTCTTTTTGATCGTCCAAAAGCTAGAAATGAG GTACGTCTGCACATGATGTGTGCCACACACCCAAATATAGTCCAAATTATTGAAGTGTTTGCTAACAGTGTACAGTTTCCTCATGAGTCCAGCCCCAG GGCTCGACTCTTAATTGTAATGGAGATGATGGAAGGGGGAGAGCTATTTCACAGAATCAGCCAGCACCGGCACTTTACAGAGAAGCAAGCCAGCCAAGTAACAAAGCAG ATAGCTTTGGCTCTACAGCACTGTCACTTGTTAAACATCGCTCACAGAGACCTCAAGCCTGAAAATCTGCTTTTCAAGGATAACTCTTTG gatGCCCCAGTgaagttgtgtgactttggatttGCCAAAATTGACCAAGGTGACTTGATGACACCCCAATTCACCCCTTATTATGTTGCACCTCAG GTAttggaggcacagagaaggcatCAGAAGGAGAAATCTGGCATCATACCTACCTCGCCAACACCCTACACTTATAACAAG aGCTGTGACTTGTGGTCCCTAGGGGTGATTATCTACGTGATGTTGTGCGGATACCCTCCTTTTTACTCCAAACACCACAGCCGGACTATTCCAAAGGATATGCGGAGAAAGATCATGACAGGCAGTTTTGAGTTCCCAGAAGAAGAGTGGAGCCAGATCTCAGAGATGGCCAAAGATGTTGTGAGGAA gctCTTGAAGGTCAAACCAGAGGAAAGACTCACCATCGAAGGAGTATTGGACCACCCGTGGCTCAACTCGACTGAGGCCTTGGATAATGTGTTACCCTCTGCTCAACTAATGATGGATAAG GCGGTGGTTGCGGGAATCCAGCAGGCTCACGCAGAACAGTTGGCCAACATGAGAATCCAGGATCTGAAAGTCAGCCTCAAACCCCTGCACTCTGTGAACAATCCTAttctgagaaaaaggaaattactcGG CACCAAGCCAAAGGACTGTGTTTATATCCATGACCGTGAGAATGGAGCTGAGGATTCAAATGTTGCCTTGGAAAAGCTTCGAGATGTGATTGCTCAGTGTATTCTCCCCCAGGCTG GAGAGAATGAAGATGAAAAGCTGAATGAAGTAATGCAGGAGGCTTGGAAGTATAACCGGGAATGCAAACTCCTAAGAGATACTCTGCAAAGCTTCAGCTGGAACG GTCGTGGATTCACAGATAAAGTCGATAGACTAAAACTGGCAGAAATTGTGAAGCAGGTGATAGAAGAACAAACCATGTCCCATGAATCCCAATAA
- the MAPKAPK5 gene encoding MAP kinase-activated protein kinase 5 isoform X4, which yields MMCATHPNIVQIIEVFANSVQFPHESSPRARLLIVMEMMEGGELFHRISQHRHFTEKQASQVTKQIALALQHCHLLNIAHRDLKPENLLFKDNSLDAPVKLCDFGFAKIDQGDLMTPQFTPYYVAPQVLEAQRRHQKEKSGIIPTSPTPYTYNKSCDLWSLGVIIYVMLCGYPPFYSKHHSRTIPKDMRRKIMTGSFEFPEEEWSQISEMAKDVVRKLLKVKPEERLTIEGVLDHPWLNSTEALDNVLPSAQLMMDKAVVAGIQQAHAEQLANMRIQDLKVSLKPLHSVNNPILRKRKLLGTKPKDCVYIHDRENGAEDSNVALEKLRDVIAQCILPQAGKGENEDEKLNEVMQEAWKYNRECKLLRDTLQSFSWNGRGFTDKVDRLKLAEIVKQVIEEQTMSHESQ from the exons ATGATGTGTGCCACACACCCAAATATAGTCCAAATTATTGAAGTGTTTGCTAACAGTGTACAGTTTCCTCATGAGTCCAGCCCCAG GGCTCGACTCTTAATTGTAATGGAGATGATGGAAGGGGGAGAGCTATTTCACAGAATCAGCCAGCACCGGCACTTTACAGAGAAGCAAGCCAGCCAAGTAACAAAGCAG ATAGCTTTGGCTCTACAGCACTGTCACTTGTTAAACATCGCTCACAGAGACCTCAAGCCTGAAAATCTGCTTTTCAAGGATAACTCTTTG gatGCCCCAGTgaagttgtgtgactttggatttGCCAAAATTGACCAAGGTGACTTGATGACACCCCAATTCACCCCTTATTATGTTGCACCTCAG GTAttggaggcacagagaaggcatCAGAAGGAGAAATCTGGCATCATACCTACCTCGCCAACACCCTACACTTATAACAAG aGCTGTGACTTGTGGTCCCTAGGGGTGATTATCTACGTGATGTTGTGCGGATACCCTCCTTTTTACTCCAAACACCACAGCCGGACTATTCCAAAGGATATGCGGAGAAAGATCATGACAGGCAGTTTTGAGTTCCCAGAAGAAGAGTGGAGCCAGATCTCAGAGATGGCCAAAGATGTTGTGAGGAA gctCTTGAAGGTCAAACCAGAGGAAAGACTCACCATCGAAGGAGTATTGGACCACCCGTGGCTCAACTCGACTGAGGCCTTGGATAATGTGTTACCCTCTGCTCAACTAATGATGGATAAG GCGGTGGTTGCGGGAATCCAGCAGGCTCACGCAGAACAGTTGGCCAACATGAGAATCCAGGATCTGAAAGTCAGCCTCAAACCCCTGCACTCTGTGAACAATCCTAttctgagaaaaaggaaattactcGG CACCAAGCCAAAGGACTGTGTTTATATCCATGACCGTGAGAATGGAGCTGAGGATTCAAATGTTGCCTTGGAAAAGCTTCGAGATGTGATTGCTCAGTGTATTCTCCCCCAGGCTGGTAAAG GAGAGAATGAAGATGAAAAGCTGAATGAAGTAATGCAGGAGGCTTGGAAGTATAACCGGGAATGCAAACTCCTAAGAGATACTCTGCAAAGCTTCAGCTGGAACG GTCGTGGATTCACAGATAAAGTCGATAGACTAAAACTGGCAGAAATTGTGAAGCAGGTGATAGAAGAACAAACCATGTCCCATGAATCCCAATAA